In Mytilus trossulus isolate FHL-02 chromosome 14, PNRI_Mtr1.1.1.hap1, whole genome shotgun sequence, a genomic segment contains:
- the LOC134695636 gene encoding A-kinase anchor protein 17A-like encodes MAGNTAACSDTSEAIDLFKPQGLYLKPIAKINVCVQLPALKEPGKTISNWEVMEKIKHMIKPHVFLSLKIVKSTLEFIRLEGELENKSLIKTLMQRLEGKTIKLSGFSETLKVKAGEAKVSFPLKHDWDSYFRDAKHMNEMKPGERPDTIHFKDLPSRWFASYHSKTKDKPCEMVLRRVFEGFGEIRCVDIPMLDPYRKEILPGIQTFSFGQDLTFESYVQFKEYIGFMKAMDALRGMKFLYIGEDEKAYTANVKVDFDKSKHLSDKCIKKRRIERWKLQLLEKEREEKVKKEREETERKQEEERLKKENDEREKERRRTEKIEKKELRRKEREEKRRLQRLEKRRLEDEKKYQIKLALEERKFLIAQRKLESIRLLTELFDRVKEEKVKEDLEKREIELEDERKKQVEAESLRKAEEKQRKEEQKRKRRMDLEHQEYELRHKILKNVKAKEEKKEEEIREQLRKKLAKKKGKVKLKSAIVLKK; translated from the exons ATGGCGGGAAATACAGCTGCTTGTAGTGACACTTCAGAAGCTATAGATTTATTCAAACCTCAGGGTCTTTATCTAAAACCAATAGCAAAAATTAATGTCTGTGTTCAACTCCCTGCATTGAAAGAACCAGGAAAGACTATTTCTAATTGGGAAGTCAtggaaaaaatcaaacacatgaTTAAACCTCATGTATTCTTGTCTCtcaaaatagtaaaaagtaCTCTAGAGTTCATTCGACTAGAAGGTGAATTGGAGAATAAATCTTTGATAAAAACCTTAATGCAGAGATTGGAAGGCAAGACCATAAAACTCAGTGGGTTTTCAGAAACATTGAAAGTCAAAGCTGGGGAAGCAAAAGTATCATTTCCTCTCAAACATGACTGGGATTCTTATTTTAGAGATGCAAAACACatgaatgaaatgaaaccaGGTGAAAGACCAGATACAATACACTTTAAAGATCTGCCTAGTCGATGGTTCGCGTCGTATCACAGTAAAACCAAAGACAAGCCATGTGAAATGGTTTTACGGAGAGTGTTTGAAGGGTTCGGTGAAATACGTTGTGTAGACATTCCAATGTTGGATCCATACAGAAAAGAAATTCTCCCTGGAATCCAGACATTTTCATTTGGACAAGATCTGACATTTGAATCTTATGTGCAGTTTAAAGAATATATTGGGTTTATGAAAGCAATGGATGCCTTGAGAGGAATGAAGTTTCTGTACATTGGAGAAGATGAAAAAGCCTACACTGCCAATGTGAAG GTTGATTTTGATAAGTCAAAGCATTTATCAGATAAATGTATTAAGAAAAGAAGAATAGAAAGATGGAAGTTACAGTTACTTGAGAAAGAAAGAGAAGAAAAAGTGAAGAAGGAGAGAGAGGAAACAGAGAGAAAACAAGAGGAAGAAAG gttaaaaaaagaaaatgatgagAGAGAGAAAGAAAGAAGGAgaacagaaaaaattgaaaagaaagaaCTAAGGAGAAAAGAAAGGGAAGAAAAGAGACGATTGCAAAGATTAGAAAAACGAAGACtagaagatgaaaaaaaatatcagattaaATTAGCATTAGAAGAAAGGAAGTTTTTAATAGCTCAGAGGAAGCTAGAGTCTATCAGATTGTTAACAGAATTGTTTGACAGAGTAAAG GAAGAGAAAGTGAAAGAGGACTTAGAAAAGCGTGAAATAGAACTAGAAGATGAAAGGAAGAAACAAGTAGAAGCTGAGTCATTGAGAAAAGCAGAGGAAAAACAGAGAAAAGaagaacagaaaagaaaaagaaggatGGATTTAGAACATCAAGAATATGAACTCAGACACAAAATACTCAAAAATGTTAAAGCCAAAGAAGAGAAAAAAGAGGAAGAAATAAGAGAACAGTTGAGAAAAAAGTTAGCTAAAAAGAAAGgaaaagtgaaattaaaaagtGCTATTGTCCTGAAGAAATGA